In Thermodesulfovibrionales bacterium, the DNA window CTTCAGTCTGAACAGATCATGCTTCCTGACATCGTGGCGCTGCCCGTTCATATTGAGAAATGGGAAATGTTTCCCAGGAAGGCAGACCAGGAGAGGCATACCGTTGTTGCAAGGGTGTTATCTAGACATGACGATACTGTCGATGCAGAGGTTGTTGCGATCGATGGCGGGGGCACCGTTGTCGAGAAGTTGGAGGGATATAGGATGAAGGTAGTCGAGACCGTGGCGAACGCTCCGCGAGTAGATGACCTTAAAGCGCCGGATGAGTGGGACGAGGCGCGCATAACCAGCAGAGTCCGGTATTTGTGTCAACAGTATGACGCGGTGGCCCCCGTGATTTCCGTCAGACATCATTCTCACATTCACAATATGGCGAGAGAAGAGCGAAGGGCTGTCGAAAGAGAACTCTTCGAAAAAGCATATAGGAAGCTCAACGACATTGGCGAAAGTCTTCCTCGTGAAATGAGCCTATTATGGAACGAGGGAGGCGGTCCCTCTGTCAGGGAAACCGAGGCTGTCGGCGTTTCCTTCAGCCACGATGACAGACTTTTCCTCTGTGTTGTGGGTTCTGGGGAACAGGGATGCGACGTTGAAGTGCTATCGCACCGTAGCGACGGGGAGTGGCGAGAATTGCTCGGACGAACGAGGGAACCTCTCTTAATAACGGTAGCGGGCATGGACACGTCGCTGGACAGGTCAGGAACCCGAATCTGGTCCGCTCTGGAGGCACTTCGGAAGGCCACGAACATGAAAGAACATGACCTAGAAGTTGATGGACAGATAGAAGATTGCCTGATCTTCAAGGGGAGGAATCTGAACATTCTGACTTTTCCTATCAAGCTCCTGAGAGGCTCAGAAAGAATGGTGGCCGTTGTGGTCGCAAGACGACCATTTCTTGGAAGTCAAGAACCGGCTAGGGGAGAGCGGTACGGATATAGGGAAGGCGTTGAGTGGAGGACACTCATCGACGGAGGTCCACAACGGCAGAGGCTGTTTACGTATCGTTTCCCCCTGGCTTTAACTGACAGCTCGACAATAGGCGGGGGGATCTACTTTGCCAATTATGCTCACTGGCTTGGGAAGGTGAGGGAAATGGCCTTAAAGCCAATCGGCAAGTACATCACCGATGAGTTTCTTGATGGCCATTTTATGGCTACCAATTTCACACAGATAGAGATATCAGGACATGTCGGAAACCATGAAGACCTGGAGGCACGGGCCTGGATACAAGACATTTTCGGCGTGGGTGATTCATCGTTGCTCATCAACTTCGAGTGGCACAAACTCCGGACAGACGGAACCACGATGTCGGTAGCTCTTGGCAGGCAACAGGTTTCCTGGATCAAGACCATTGGTCAGGGTGTCGCTGAGGTTGCCAAGTGTCCGGAGCCCTTCATGGATTTCCTCAAGGAGAACCATATGCTACCGAAGGGAAAGGGCAACAACTGTATGGAGGAATTATCGGGGAGCGGAACTCTATTAGTAACAGACCTGGGGCCGGTTTTTTACGAAGGAGATATCCTCGCTGAGTCTTCTGCACTCGATAAAACTGTAATTGACACTTCCATGGAGCATTCCAACCTTGCTCAGAATATCTACTTCTCCAATTATTTCAGGTGGCAGGGGCATGTGCGAGACAGATATCTATTCAAGCTCTCTCCTGAACAATACAGAACCATGGGATCACGCGGACAATTTGCATGTCTTCGCGCTGAGGTCAGGCATCTACGGGAGGCGATGCCTTTTGACCGCATTTTTGTCACCATGAAGTTGAGGCGACTCTATGAGTGTGGTCTCGATCTGTATTTTGAATATTTCAGAGTTGACCCTGAAGCGCATAAAGTGAAACTTGCATATGGCAATCACACCTTGGCCTGGGTGGCGATCGATAAAGCAGATAAGTATATTCCGCAAAAGCTCCCTACAGTGTACGGAGAAAAAATTGTTAGCAGAGATCTATATAACACGCCGTTACGCTAAACACTGACGTGCATAACTATCATGCAAAGTATGAGGCTGGAGAGAGCATTAAAGGCTAAGTAAAGTTTGTGACTGAAAGAGCCGATAAGTATATATGCAACAAGAGAACGTTCTGTGTTGAAGGCAGAGCGGATGAGCATAGCAGAAATGTTACCACCGCTGACTTTCTCCTCTGAAGAAGGAAGATATTTTGAGGACCGGCTTGGTTGAACAAATACTAGATATTAGAAATTACACGCTTTCTGTCTATTCCCTCCCCTTATTTTTTGTGAGCATGGCCGTGACAGGAATGGGAGTATACGTGTTGCTTAGAGTGCATGTCTCCCGTCACGGCTTCAAATTCTCCCTGTTTACATCAGTCTTAAGCGGCTGGCTGATATCAGTCGGGCTTGCGTATTGCAGTCGCTATGCGGATATGTCTTTATTTTGGCTCAAAGTTGCCAACTCCTTTGTCATATTGATCCCGGTAACAAATTTTTCTTTTGTTACAGCTATCGCGCAGCGTGAGGAGAATACTCGATTGTTCAAGAATGTGGCATATGTCGTATCTTTCCTCTTTATTCTTGCCACGTTCCTTACGAGTTTACTCGTTACAGGCGAGAAAGAGTTCTTTTGGGGAAGATACATGCAGTATGGCACGTTGGGCATCGCCTTTATTCTATTCTTTGTGCTTGTAGTTATTCGAGTCTTTCTTGTCTTCTGGAGTGCCTACAAAGATGCAAGCACTGACCGTAATAGGCAAAGGTTGAAGGGCCTGATGTTCGGATTCTCCTTGGGCTACCTTGCATGCGTTGATTTTGTAGCGGCCCTCGGAATCAGCTTATATCCTTTCGGGTATCTTCCCATAGCCGTGTTCCTTGCGATCATAACATATGTAATCACAAGGTATCAGCTTGTAGATATTACACCAGAGACAGCTGCCAGTCAAATACTGAAGACCATGCAGGGTGCACTGATTGTCGTGGATGCCGAGGACAGGATCCGTGTCGTGAATAACGCTGCATGTATCATGTTCGGCCTCGAAGAAGAGGAGATGCTCAACAATAGGCTCTCGGAGGTACTACGCCTCCCTTCCCAGCTCTGCGACCATACCCTTTTAGCGCAGAGGTCTGTAAGGGACTTTGAATTATCCATCTTCGATAAGGAAGGAAAGAAGGTTTTCCTGAGTGTTTCTGCGTCGGTGTTGGCGACGGCTAACGATGTGCCTAGTGCAATCGTATACGTTGCCGTGGACATCACGAAGCACAAGGAACTCGAGGCTGCATTGGCAAAGGCGAAGGGGGAGGCTGAAACCCTGGTCCGCGAACGCACGGCAGAGCTCTGGGAAACGGTGAGCAGCCTGAGGAACGAGATCGAGGAGAGGGCCCGTATGGAGCTTGCGCTGAAGAAGGCTGCTGAGGAGTGGCGGAGCACCTTCGACTCGACCAAAGATGTCATCATCATGCTGAACAGCGAGTTCGAGGTCCTCAAGGCGAACAGGGCCGCCGGCGACGTGCTGGGGCTGTCTCTTCCTGACGTGATCGGCGCTCCTCTGGCCGACTCAAAGGGCATGGGCGGCGTCTTTAAGGGCACTGACATCTTCCCTGCGCTCAGACAGGCCAAACATCGTATAGAGCGGGAGATTTACCTCGACGACAAGCAACTGTGGCTTGATTTGACGGCTGACCCGATATTCAGCAGCAGCGGACAATTCTCCGGCGCTGTGCTCATTGGAAGGGATGTGAGCGATGTGAAGCGGGCTGAGGAAGAGCACAAGAACCTCCAGGCTCAGCTCATGCAGATTCAGAAAATGGAGTCCATAGGACGTTTGACAGGCGGCATCGCCCATGATTTTAACAACGTTCTTTCGGCGATTCTCGGGTATGCTGAATTGACCATGTATAAACTCGATGAGAATCACCCTGCGCGAGACAGCGTGAAGATTATCATTGACTCAGGGGAAAGGGCGGCGGCCCTCATTCATCAGTTGTTGGCATTCAGCAGGAAGCAGGTCCTCGAAATGACGGTTGTGAATGTCGAGGAGACCATTGAGCATATGATGAAGATGCTCGCACGGGTGATCGGCGAGGATATCAGGCTCGTCGTGCAGAATCACTCGCCCCTGAAAAGCGTTATGGCTGATAACGGGCAGTTGCAGCAGGTGGTTATGAACCTGGTCGTGAATGCCCGGGACGCAATGCCCTCAGGGGGTACCCTTACGATCGAAACGCAGGCCGTGACCCTCGACGAGAAATATACACGCTATCACGAGGGGCTCAAGCCGGGCTCCTATGTCATGTTGGCGGTAAAGGATACGGGCCACGGCATGACTCCGGAAGTCCGCAAGAAGATCTTTGAGCCCTTTTTCACGACAAAGCCTGTGGGCAAGGGAACGGGTCTCGGCCTGGCCACGGTCTATGGTATTGTGAAGCAGCATAGCGGGTATATCATGGTCGACAGCGTACTCGGACGCGGAAGCACATTCAAAATCTTTCTCCCCGTCGTCGACGAGAAAGAACGGATGGTCCTGATTCAGAAGGAAACGGGTTTCTCCCACGGGTCAGAGACGATCCTCGTCGTCGATGATGAACCGTCCCTTCGGAACCTCGTCAGAAAAGCCCTCTCGCCCGTAGGGTATCGTGTTCTTGAGGCATCCAGTGCCGAGGACGCCCTCGCGATTTGCGGCACGCTGTCGGATAAGATTGACCTGCTCCTCACCGATGTCATCATGCCCGGAATGGACGGCAAACGCCTAGCCAAGATGGTCCATGAAAGCCGTCCCGAGACAAAGGTTATCTTCATTTCCGGCTATACCGATGATATCCTGGCGGAGCACGGTATCCTAGAGCCGGGTGTAGTATATGTCAAGAAACCCATAACGCCGACAAAGCTCTCGAAAAAGGTGAGAGAAGTGCTCGATGAGCCTGTCCTCCGTTGACGCTGGCGGAAAGGTTACTGTAGAGATTTACTCTCGAGCGTCTGCGCGGAGAGATATTATGTCTCAGCCGTGACCTCATGATTCCCTTTCAGGGCCTGCTCTGACCATCTCGTAGGAAAAACCAGGCGAAATGTTGTCCCTTCCGTTAATCTGCTCTCGACATGGATGGTACCCTTATGTTCTTCAACGATCTGTTTCACGAGGGGCAGGCCCATGCCTATCCGGTGCCTCTTCGTGCTGTAAAAGAGGCTGAATATCTTCGGCAAGTCTTCCCTGGGAATCCCCCCGCCTGAGTCTGCAACACTGAGGGACACATGGTCCTGATCAGCAACCGTCGTGATCGTTATGGTGCCTCCCGGCGGGGTAGCTTCTATCGCATTTTTCAGGATATGGAGAATGACAACCCTGAGGAGCTGTCTGTTCGCCACAAACCATGCGGGAGATTCGGAAAGCTTCAAGGAAAGGTTGATCTCCTTTGCCTGTCTTGCCCCCTCTATGAGCGGGAGAACGCTCCCGATGATCTCGTTCATGTCTTCGCCCCGGAACATGACCCGTTTACTCTTCATGATCGTCTCATAATCCCTGACGATGCTGTCCAGCTTCTGGGCCTCGGTAATGAGATCACTCATCTTTTCCCTGAGGGGCTCAGAGAGCGCCTCTTTTTTCATGATCCTGCTGAACGTGCCTGCTATCACCGTCGCCGGATTTCTGATGCGGTCGGCAACGCTGAGGGCTATGAGGTTCATGGTCCTCTCCGTAATGATGGATTCCATGTCCTGATTGAGATTCATGAGTTCAAGGTTGATCTCTTCGATCCTCTGTTTGTCGGCATCGATCTGGTTGTAAAGGGAGGTGAACCTGCTGTTGATGATGGCGAGGATGACGATTCCGAAGATCACATAGATTGCGATGAAGACCGCCACTGCTTTTCGCGCATGCGCAAGCGGGAGTCCAATGGGTATGTAGACAAAGGCGGCATCAGCCAGTTCACCGACCTTCATATGGAAACCCGCTGTAGTGCCGTATCTCTCCAGTAATTCCTTCGGCGCCCTCGACGGGTCCCCGTGGCATAGGAGGCAATCGGCGCTGAAGCGTTCGCCGGGCCGGGCGATGACATAGTATTCCCCTTCAGGTTTTGCCCTGAGCCCACTCCATTCCTGAAGACTGCTGTCCCGAACAAAGATTTCGATGGTCTCCCTTTCAAATGAATCAGCGGCGTTTGCCGGATTCTTCGGTTTCAGAGATGCATCCTTGTAGACATACCCCGGTAGCTCCTTTTGCACCCTTCGGGCGACATCTTCTGCAATAAAAGACCTGGACATGCCCTGGACGATAAACCTCCCCGGCAATTCACGGTAAAATATCGGCCTCAGTTCTTCTGCGACATAATGCCTTACGGCACTCATGGTTGTAAGGCGGAGTTCCCCCAGTTCGCGGGCCTCTCTGACGGCCTTCTGTTTTAAAAAGACGTAGGTAATGCCTGACATGATCGGAAGCGCTATGACATGGAGCAGGATGAGCATAACGGCGAATCTCTTTTTGGGGCTGAGATCTTTGAGCATACTATTCGACCGAGGACGGATGTTTTCGTGCGACCCTTTTTGCCTTCTTTCTTCGGTAACTCATGATGTGCCATTTCCTGAAGATCCGTTCCAATCTGTCCCGGTAAACCATGGCGATGAGAACGACAACGATCGCAACGCCGGTAAGTCCGAAGAACCTTGCGTACTGGTGGTGCCGTATGTATGACCCGCCGAGGGTAAGGAGGATCGTGCCGAAGAGCCTTCCCGTTCCCCCGATCACGAGGAATTCCATTGTCGTAAGATGTCCGAGCCCCAGGATGTAGCAGAGATAGTCTTTCGGAAACCCCGGTATGAGAAAAAGGAGGAAGACCAGGAACGCACCTTTGTGATGGAGGAGGTAATCGTATTTGCTCATCGTCCTCCTGTCGACAAACTTCTCGACAAAGGGCCTGCCGAAGAACCGTGAAAGGACAAAGGCTATATAAGAGCCTATGGTCAACCCGATGGTAGAGAGAAAAACTCCGAGCACGGGGCCATAGAGAAATCCTCCCAATAGTCCCGTGACCTCCCCGGGTATGGGTGCTGCGACCACCTGCGTGACCTGGAGGAGTATGAAACCGATGAAGGACCATGGCCCCAGGGAATCGAGGAAGGCGAGTATCCTCTTCTTGTCAGTGAAGAAATGGATCAGCCCGGTGGCGCTGACAATCGCCGTGGAGAGGCCTATGATAAGCAGGAGCGCCAGGAGACTCAGCCATACCTTGTTCTCTATCTGGACTTCTTTTCTTAAGGCAGATTTGTATATGTACCAGCAGACAAGAACTCCGATGACAGCTCCGGCAGTTCCACAGGAAACAATCATCAGACCGAATTCTTTTGACGTTATTCCGTCGGCGAACCACTGAGTTATTGTCGGGGCCACAGTCACCGGTCTGAAAAGATAGGAGAGTCCGAAGCCAAGCACGGCGCCAAGAACGGGACCTGCCAGGAGGACCGCTGCTGTAATACCCTTCTTCCTGATTACCGTTTCCTCCTAAGTATGATACTCCTTACATCGGGCTTTTGACAGTTCATTGCACTTGCAGGAGAGCCGCAGCGGTCCACCGGTCTTCGTGAAAGATCCTCTTCCTGTACTATCCCGGCTACCCTTTCTTTTCGGTTCTTTCGAGCAATGGTTTGATCAGGTCGATCGGCACGGGGAATATGATCGTCGAATTCTTCTCGGTCGCAATTTCGGTCAGGGTCCCAAGGTACCTCAACTGCATCGCCATCGGTTGTGAAGCAATGATCTGAGCAGCGTCAGCGAGCTTCTGGGAAGCCTGGAATTCTCCGTCGGCATGGATGACCTTCGCCCTCCGTTCCCTCTCTGCCTCAGCCTGCTTTGCAATGGCACGCTGCATTTCTGCGGGAAGATCAACATTCTTTACTTCTACGGTGGACACCTTAATCCCCCAGGGTTCGGTCTGGAAGTCTATGACCTTCTGGAGCTCCGCATTCAAGTCGTCCCTCTTGGTAAGAAGATCGTCAAGTTGGCTCTGTCCAAGGATCGACCTCAACGTGGTCTGGGCAATCTGTGACGTTGCATAGAAGAAGTCTTCAACGGCGGTGATGGCTTTGATAGGGTCGATAACCCTGAAATAGACAACGGCGTTCACCTTGACCGTGATGTTGTCCTTCGTAATGATATCCTGGGCAGGCACATCGAAGGTCACCGTCCTCAGGCTGACCCTTACGAGTTTGTCAATAATCGGCCAGATGATGACGAGACCGGGCCCTTTGACCGGTATGATCCTCCCGAGTCTGAACACAACTCCCCTTTCATATTCCTTGAGGATTTTGATCGCACTGGAGAGAAAGTAAAACACAAGGAAGAGAAGAAAGAGGAACCCCATGAACGACGGCGCTATAATTGGCATATTACCCTCCTGATTTCCTGACCTTTATCTTCAACTCTGAAACAGAGTCGACTATTACTTTAGCATTTTTGGGTATAACATCGTCGGAAAAGGCGGTCCATAATTCACCATGAACAGAGACCATTCCTCCTCCGTCCTTTGTTATTTCCGTCTTCGCCAGGCCTTCGGTACCGACAAGTCCCTCGACGCCGGTTACGGGCTTTCTCCGGTAAGCTTTCAGGGCAAGACCGAAGGTGAGAGAGAAGAAGAGGGTGGTTATGAGCACTGCGGGAAGAATGAGATAGAGGGATACCCGGAGAAAGGGCCCGGCTGACTCAAAGAGCATGAGAGACCCTATGATCATCGATATCACCCCGCCGATCGTCAGGACCCCATGGGAGACGATCTTCACCTCAAGGATAAAGAGGATGAGGGCGAAGATGATGAGGAGTACACCCGCATAATTGACCGGCAGTGTCTGGAAGGCATAGAAGGCGAGAATAAGACAGATCCCTCCCATGACGCCGGGAAATACGGCGCCGGGGTTTGTGAGCTCGAAGAAGAGGCCATAGAAACCGAGGAGCATGAGGATATACGCCACATTCGGATCGCTTATGAGGTTCAGTATCTTCAGTCTCAGACTCAGCTCTTCTCTGGTGACGATTGCATCTTTTGTTTTGAGCACCTTCTCTCCGAAGGCGGTCTGGACCTTCCTGCCGTCAAGGTCAACGAGGAGCGTGTTCACATCGTGCGTGACCAGGTCTATGACATGCTCTTTCAGGGCATCGGTCTCGGTGGCTGATATGCTCTTTCTCACGGCCTCCTCGGCCCATGTTGCATTTCTCCCCCTTTTCTCTGCGAGGGATTTTATGTACGCAGCAGCATCGTTTGTTGCCTTGTCGGCAATGGTCTTGTCCATCTTTTCACCGATGGCCACGGGGTGGGCTGCGCCGATATTTGTGCCGGGCGCCATTGCAGCGATGTGAGCTGCAAGGGTGATGAAGACGCCCGCAGAGGCAGCCCGTGCCCCGCTCGGCGCCACAAAGACGACAACAGGGACTTCGCTCGATACGATATCTTTCACCGTGCTTCTCATGGACGTATCGAGTCCTCCTGGTGTGTCGAGTTCAATGACGAGTGCCTCGGCCTTCTTCTTGTTTGCCTTCTGAATGCTTTTTCCGATATATTCGGCAGAGACAGGGTTGATGGCGCCGTTTACGGTTATGACGATCACCTCTTTCTGGTTTTCCTTCGAAAAAAGCGGGGATACGGGGATCATTGCAGAGACGAGAATTACCAAAAGAACCGTCTTTCGGAGCATGATCAATTATACCACACTCACTGAGAGGGAGCGCCCAAGAGCTCTTTCATGACAAAGGCATTCTTCACGGCAAAGCCGAGATGACAGTTATTAAACATGACGAAGGTCGACTTTGCGTTCTTAGAGACGCTGAGAATAGGAGATACGAAGGTCTTTAATTCATCTTCTGAATACTGGTATGCAAACCTGAGGGAGGTCTCGATGCCCTTTTTCATCCAGTTCTCCCTGTTCCTGCCGTGAAACCTGAAGTATGCCACGTCACCCGTGGCCTGAGGAACGAAAGGGATGGTGGAGAGATCGCTGAATTGAGGTTCATCGGCAGTAACGTAAGTGATTTGGTTCTTTTCCAGGAAGTCGAAAACCTCCTTCGCTCTGTCTGACCGGAGCCAGCTGCCATGCCTGAATTCGACGGCAACAGGCAGGCCCGCCATGAGGTCCCTGCAATTGAGAATATAGTCGAGGCGCGACGGCTTAAACTGAAACCACGGAGGGAACTGAAAGAGGAGGAGACCGAGCTTCTCTTTCTTTACGAGAGGGTCAAGGGCCTCCCTGAAGCTTTGGGCAACGGTCCTCAGGAGCGACCGTTCCCTTATATAAACGTGCTTCCGGTCGCGGTCTGCTGCCGGGATAGCCGCCCGGATTCCCGGAGGTAAAGTCTTTGGATCGATCCCATGGCCGGTCAGGGCGCCGTATGCCTTGATGTGGAAGACAAAGCCATCAGGCGTTCGTTCGGCCCACAGGGACGCATTCTTTATATCGGGAATCGCATAATACGTCGAATCGACCTCCACGGTGCTGAAGTGCGAAGCGTAGTATCTCAGGCGGGCCTCCGACGTCCTCGCCTCTTTGGGATAGAACTCACCGCTCTCGATGAGCGTCTTTTCGGTCCACGAACACAGGCCTACGGAAATCATCTGTTATGAGAGCCTCGAAAAGGGAGGGCGTTACTTATAGAAATCCATGATCCTTTGGAGCAATGCCCTCTTGTCAAGGAGAGGCGCTGCCTCTTCCGTTTCTTTACCGGGAATCCTCTTTGCATCGGGATGTGCCGTGTCCCTGAAGTCCAATTTTGACAATACGTTCGGTACATCAACGAATCTCGACATCTTGTTGAACTGAGTGATGCCCCCCCTCGTGCCCTCGTGATGGAGGGTCAGAAAGAGCCTGCTCTTCGCCCTCGTGACGGCGACATAAAAGAGTCGCTGCTCCTCCTCGACGTCATCCTCATTGTCCAGGGAAAAGGTTACAGGGAGCACTCCGTCCACGAGACCCATGACGAATACGGCATCCCATTCGAGCCCCTTTGCCGAATGTATCGTCGAAAGTACAAAGGGTTTCTCCTCTTCCTTTGTCTCGGGCTCGATCCTCCAGACGCCCCGTTCGGGCGGCTCTATTGTGAAGTCCTCCAGGAGATCCTCCAGCGAGTCATACCGCATGGCGATCTGCCTGAGGGCCTCGAGATCATTGATCCTCATATGCCAGTCATCATAACGGTCTTTCAGGATAGGGAGGTAATATGCCAGGCCGACCTCAAACATTTCCCCGACCTCTCTCCCCTCTCCGGACATGGCCCCGAGTGCAGTCACGAGCCTCGCGAGCCCTTCGGAAAAGGGACGGCCTTGCGTATAGTTCGCGAAGACCTTCTTTAGCATCTCCTGCAACGAAGAGAAGCCCCCACATTCATCGGTCATCCTTCCGGCTGTCTTCGGACCTATCCTTTCGACGAGCATCAGGATTCTGTTCCAGGCGAGTTCATCTTTCGGGTTCGCGATTACCTTAAGATGAGAGATCATATCCTTGACATGGGCCGTCTCATAGAACTTGAGCCCCCCATACGTCTCATAGGGGATATTCCTTTTGCTCAATTCCGACTGAAGGGGGATTGAGAGGTAGAGCGAGCGGAACAACACACACTGATGGCTTAACGGCAGACCCTCGTCGAGCTGTCTCTTGATCCTGTCGGCCACCCATTCAGCCTCTTCATAGGCGTCTTTAAAGAAGAGGAGCTGCGGTCTCTGTCCGGTCTGTTTCTTCGCCGAAATAAGACACTTTGAATACTTGTTCTTCATGTTTTCGAGGACGGCATTCGCCACATCGAGGATCGACTGCGAGCTGCGGTAGTTCTCTTCGAGCTTGATAATCGTGCATTCGGGAAATCTCTTCGGGA includes these proteins:
- a CDS encoding ATP-dependent helicase, with the translated sequence MTDQECAVANTLDFGDTLSLCYINKGEKAPSVFASFCLVERQGLRNYFTIESMIDFSRTLNPSQFQAVSSIDGPFLVIAGAGSGKTRVIEYRVLNLVQNKISPNSILLLTFTRKAAREMISRASKHDAQCKNVEGGTFHSFAYKLLKRYAKFIGFPDSFVVLDESDAEEAIHRSAARMGLYDREKRFPKKDTLRAIISMSVNKNSSIGEIIKKEYPHFIEDISDIEALRKEYTEYKIDKNYLDYDDLLVFLRILLENGDIRERLSRKYRYLMVDEYQDTNTLQGDIAYLLAERSRNIMIVGDDAQSIYGFRGSSHENIMEFPKRFPECTIIKLEENYRSSQSILDVANAVLENMKNKYSKCLISAKKQTGQRPQLLFFKDAYEEAEWVADRIKRQLDEGLPLSHQCVLFRSLYLSIPLQSELSKRNIPYETYGGLKFYETAHVKDMISHLKVIANPKDELAWNRILMLVERIGPKTAGRMTDECGGFSSLQEMLKKVFANYTQGRPFSEGLARLVTALGAMSGEGREVGEMFEVGLAYYLPILKDRYDDWHMRINDLEALRQIAMRYDSLEDLLEDFTIEPPERGVWRIEPETKEEEKPFVLSTIHSAKGLEWDAVFVMGLVDGVLPVTFSLDNEDDVEEEQRLFYVAVTRAKSRLFLTLHHEGTRGGITQFNKMSRFVDVPNVLSKLDFRDTAHPDAKRIPGKETEEAAPLLDKRALLQRIMDFYK